tcaaattaaaaaatttctgtattaaaaaatatatattttacattatattGTATGAATAACAATGCTTCTTATAGTTATAAAAGCAACAAGGACATAATTTGCGCTGCAAATGTTTAGATAGAccttaaatttgttaaaaaaagatacaacACACAACAGTTATGTTTATTAGTACCGTTATTTTTGGtacatttttacttatatgctgataattttaattacatttttattactttaatatatttcccaATTCAAAGTAACATTTTAAACATGGCAGATGACTATGATGtaaattatccttttttattaatttcacTATATATAGACTTTGATATAATGGATTGTTATTCATAaaacaaaggggggaaataattcCTTCTGAAAGATAATAATTACTATCTTTAttcatgttttattttcttccgtTTATTTATAGTATGAACACGTGAAGACGTTTCCTACCTATGGAAGTAAATTACAAGAACTTGAACGTTTTTCTAACATAAGCTATAATACAAATGATCCAATTGCAATGTGGTGTATGAAGAATATTCATTCacatggaaaatttttcttcattgaTTTGTGTATAACccttaataaatattttcagtATTATGATAAACTTAAACCTGTTGATAGTAAACACTGTGAATACTTAAGCTACTggttaaataataaaagcaAACTTCATAATGCATTACCactatataaaaatatactagATGGTGATAATTccttaaatatatttgataAACGAATTCCAAATATAGACGCGTGCAAGTCTAAACTAGTCAATTTGTCGAATGAAGTAGTTAAGAATATTAATAAGTTAAACAATTTGAATGAAcagtatctttttttaataactaAGCATAAAATTGGTTGGAGTACCCACGATGAACTGTGCAGTTATGCcgaaaaatttgcagaatTATATAATAGTGCTATTATGGAGTGTTTTAAAGATTTTaacaataaatattgtaAGGAGCTAATAGAATTTAAAGTTAGatttaataaatacaaaTCGTTTACAGATACATGTACCCTCATACAGCCCTTACGTTCCATACCTGGAGCAATGTCTCAGGAATTagatgcaataaaaaatattcgcaTATAGAAGAGATTGCTTCTACTTATACAGTGGATACTTTAATGACTGTTCTTAAAGTGCTAGGAGGAGTTGCTGTGCTTTTGCTTATAGCtaaggttaataaaaatatcttttaaaatgttcaaattaatagacatttttattaagattcttttttctaattaaatttcattgtaaaataaaattatttttaaatgaataaatgttactcatatacacatgtatatattttttaatattagtttaccccatTAAAATCATTGCTACGTTCGcgaaagcaaaagaaaaaaaggggattttATGGTGATAGTGATGAGAAAGACGAAGATGAATCGTACAAAGATGAATCATTTGGCTACGGATCATATGGAGATGGCTCATATGGAGACAATTCTTATGGGTATGGATCATATGGGGGTATATCATACATGGATAGATCATACACTGATGATTCATACGGAGATAGATCATACACTGATGATTCATACGGAGATAGATCATACACTGATGATTCATACGGAGATAGATCATACAGTGACGAATCATACAGAGATAGATCATACAGTGACGAATCATACAGAGATAGATCATACAATGACGAATCATACCATGATATATCGTCCCGAGACAGGTCACACCGAGATAGGTCATCCCAAGGTAGACCGTACAATAATGATTCACATTATTATGAAGACGAAGAGCCAAGAGAACATAATATGGAATATAACCTGAAGTATTCTTCATcaggaaataattattattagtGTAATAAAGAacgaaattttgttttgatGAATTAGTATAAGgggataataaaataaaagaattgttacattaaaaaataaaataattctagGAAAGTGAgcacataatttattaattacatTATCACAAAAATAGGGGATGTtctatatttgaaaatagaGCCAAGATAGTAATCTTATTTCGTATGTAAACGCCAGATCAACCgagttgataaaaaatactaaACGAACGTGTCGCattaaaatgtacaaattttaTAGTAGGGGGAAGTCATCATGAACATATTGACAAATTCTTAAATATTGCACTTGCCGTATTTCTTTGGTGGAAAAGGTGAATGTATAACTGAAGgggaatatttattataagaaGTACATTTTGTTACTTACGAAGATAAAAGAGCTATGGAAAATGTTAACGAATTAGGATACGTGCTATGATTAGAGATTTCACTGAAAAAATGTAAgacagaaaaaagtgaattatgaacagataatggggaaaaaataacgaaatataacatataatTTGTTCGTTGGTACAGAGCTATGTGATAAGTGGTATGTGTTATGTGTGAAAGGTTTAGTTTTTACCTTTATGCATAAagttaattaattaataagaTGTCCACATGAAAGAGCCCATTTCATTTATGAACATCATTCTGAATAATTACGAAGTTTTGAATGttacaagaaaaatgcattccccccattaattatttttacaataaaatcATAGATTTATATAGTAGAtgtttaatttaattaattgAAAAATAGAACACTCCATAATGCTCACAATAATGTTTAGTGAAATTATTACTTATAATTTAAGGATGTTGTGTggaattcaatttttaagtaTTGCACAACACAGCTGTTTTGATTTCCCAgttgtaaatatgtataaataattgagaaattaaaaatttgtgcttacattttttttgtaaattttgttattcctTTTATGAACATTGTGTTTGTtaggcaaataaaaaaggaaacttcCAATGatataacatatttacataaatagtTTACTTCCCAATTTTCATTTCTAATTTATAATTAGAAATGAAATTCAGGAAATAATTAAGCAGTATACTTTTTGAGCATATCTTCTTTGGAAAATGtgtttatgtatacatgtatatggacatgtaaatttttttttttaatgtgcttaaaaaataattcaattttattattacatttctttgttatttatttgtctttcttttttcatttaacaaCTGAATATAAAACAGTTGCCATGTAAATATGAGCACTGATTCtttctaaatatatatattatcttAATTAATGAACAACAGCTCATGTTTTTAATAAGAAGCATTCGTttagatataaaaataactatatgaagaataaaatgtaGTTTAATTAAAACTTAAAAGTTACTCGTACATGTGATAATGGTGTGATTTACCATTTTGCGGAGGTCAAATATGTTTATTACTTTCTTATCgaaactttttttcgtcGAATATGTAAGCTTTACTATGGTAAGAAATGCATCATACTGTGAATCTATTTCGTATTAATATTGTCTGATACATTAAACTGTTCATTGAAGAGCTAATATAGGAAGAAAACTAAAATAGtgttatgaataaaaaaaataatgtacattCACATTGCAGTAAAACCGTTCGTTGCCCACAAAaattgatgttttttttttataattcctaaaataataatacattgCAGAAACGTACTGTGGTTTCATTCTACATCTTTTGTTCGTACTTAAGATTtcacgttttatttttatttaatatgaaATAGTTCACAAGATAAGTGTTAAGACAAATGGAATAATAAAAGTCAggaaatgtttatttttaaagaattgttaaaattaaaaaaaattgcttagTAGAGTGGCACTATAATTTGATGAAATAGTAATAacgtaaataaatatatatatttagatTTTCCTTCTTACTTTCCATTGATCTGTTTAAGATGATGTGTAAGTTATTAATAATAGAAATAAGAATAGATACGCAAATATGAAGGGGCAGTATAACATATAGAAAATTCTTGTGCTAACGATATAAATAGCATATAACATTTTAAGCTGATAAGGTTACGTTTAAATCATCAGTTTTATTACctttttataacattaatTTACATGTGGTATAGTTTAGAAATTCCCCTCAATACACACAAAACTGTATTAGATGGAAGATGTAGTGGATCTATGgaaattaagaataaaataaatttttcttgcgtaaaaaaagaagtaactGACGAAAGTTACATACACGAGCAAAAGCATTTTAAGTAAAAACCATTAGAATATACGTTTATCAGAAATTAGTTGGTcgatatataataatgagATTCGTCTAAATAAATATAGGAATCGAGTCGTTACAATTGGGGTAGTGACCCATATggtgtaaatatataaggaatgagtattaattattaaacaACTTCCACGCTAGACGaggaaataatataatactagAAATTAAGAGTGATGGATTTAGGGAGCTACATGTACTTAATACATGGTTATaggtttattaaaaaaaatcataaaaatgttaattaaaaattgctaTCTTTTAACGACTTTTAAAAGAGGAAACCTTATCCTTCAAACATATAATGCACATTGTAGTGTGATTATTATCAGTCATCCTTTGATAAATGGtttttgtaaagaaaaagggataGCGTTTTTTGAACAGTTATAGACgaaatgtaatatatatgtgtattatataacataggaaaaaatgaaaaaataataaaacagaaaataCACATTTTCCAAAACATACTGAAAATTAACAACTTTAGAAAATAGTACAATAATCAGATGTCTTAATTACTCAATACAAAAATTGAGGtccttaaataaataataatttaaaatctTATAACTATATCAggagtacatatatatattatacttatgttcgtataaaaaatttatgcagCTCCATATCTATACACAGCATTATTATCATTGCTAGATAGTTCAATTTTCATAGGACTTCACAATTTTAACTCTAATTttgaatccattttttacagaaTTTACAAGACATAGATTTGTGTTTATGTTTGTTTTAGTTCTCTTTTCCTATATCGTTTTTGTAAGCCATTATACATATAAGGCTATATAAATCAATAtaaatttacattattttttatttgggtAGTTCTACCATATTTCATTTCACCAAAtgattctatttttttttatcattagcgacttttatatgaatatatatatgctattCTTTTACAAATGTTATAACGTTGGTTGCAGCATTTTCATTCATCAGTTAGTTCtgcttttaatttcatttttactttacaATTCATCtaaatattcttttaaattattatagtATTGTAATGGGTCAATATCTTCATGATCACTATCGTCACCGTTCATTTGGTTAAAAGCATTTTTCTGAAAATGtttattattctttaatgcatttaaatgtttcatgaaatttttatcttgTAATAAGTTTTTTAATTGTGTTTGAAAGACATTATTTTGCATTAATTCATTAAattgctttttaaaattatcatcATTTGACAAAGTACTTAATTTTTCTGCTAAGTTATTATCAACTCCAccaaataatttgtttatactgttctgtaaatttttaaattgatCTTGTATTTCCCCTTCGTCATTTGTTCTTTCATTTAATATtctatcacattttttatttaacgaATTGCTTAGTGCGCTACCCTTGTCGTTTGATGCACTGAGACTTGGGgactaaaaattaaagcaaacatacaatatttaaaaatgtgtaattatttaaacaCTCATAAatattgccatttttaattatagtACAAATTAAGGAAAAGGTAGAGGAATTTTTCAGCGTGTAATAGAATAATACCTCACGGTAATATTGCCATGTCCATATTAAAACTGAAAAGGTAAACGTTTTGctaaaaagaaacatattGGCTTTTTATCTGTAAGCTGCGTGTTTATGGCCAAGAAGTTTTTACAGAAATTAATctattgtatatataaaacagtATATAATAAGTTTTTATATTGCAGTTTTAAATAactattttacattttataaaaatatagaacaATTGTTCACCTAATTTAATTGAATataattgttattatttattatatatattgaaaCGAAAGCTTATACAATGAAGACATtaggtaaaaatatatcagtCATGTTTCATATGAACTTATtagaaattaatatatttaaataatctgtataaaaaaatattaaaaatataaaatattcataaaaattacaatttaatatatgtaacaAATCATTTActtcaaaagaaaaaaaaaacgtttagaaatataaataaaaatatagtttGTTTTTTGATGCTTTTATTTGGTAAAACTCGCGCATAATaataattcaaataaaaaaataagctttAATTGTACATATTGCATTTAAGTAGTAATTTTTATcaagccattttttttacggtTTTATATATCTCGGTAAGAACAAaagaatttatataatatttcatatatTACTGTACAATATAGTGTCTATCACATAtaagccattttttaaaatactacTATTTCTGATGTTAATAGTATTTAATAATTCAAAGcaccaaagaaaaaaagaaaaagttggTACAAGAATCATAACTTATAACGCTtctgtataaataaattttatataatattaaaatactacatattttttaatgtaaaaataattaatatggGATTATAAAGACAAAAATAGCAAATCATTTAtttgattttgtttttatttgctgAAATGTAGATATAAAATGTATCAATTATTTTACTATTCTAAAGGGGGGTAGCTTATTTTCGGCTCATATTATTACTGAATTATGTCTAcctgtgtatgtatataatatgtatatattatatatatgtatatatataaattcagCATCCCCAGTAAATAATGTTTATATTTGAAAGGAATTAAAGCCGCAGCTAAGAATTTTTGacacgtacatatatttggTTATGAATGTTTGATATAGTAcggaaaaaacacataacgaaaaattgaaaaataaatacaaaaaattatgtaaaaaaacgCTTACTCTTTCTTTGAGCTTTTACTCCTCTGCAAAATATgcttatttataatttgtgAGATCTTTGTATTTGCGgtttctgtttttatttcataagGTTTGGTGTTTCcctatattaattattttttatttttgcatataaaaaaattgaataagtTTAATGTAGTTGAAAATATCgatttttgaatttttttgcctatatttaatgagaaaaaagaaaacatttcctattattaaaatatgcaaaaataaaatgaaaaaaggaaaaaataacaagcggtatgtatattatttgtataaatttatatattcatttttcataCACCCTATCACAGGAAAGTTTTAAGAATTTGTCATATATTCTGAAAgtattatttgaatttttcaaaatgtgtgATTTCATTATCGTAGATCGAGCTCGTGAAACTATGctttattatgtatatatatgttttttaaattccttgTTAATGTAATGCAAAAAGAATTACATTAGGAGGATTCATAAGTTTTCtacttaaaattttattttgagaaATTTATGTGTAAAAGACACATGAAATATTAGGAATGCTTTTATTATTGATACATTACAATGGATATTCattaaagcattttttatataataaagtaGAAATTAaggattttaaaaagaaacatataAAGGGAAGGTTTATATTATGTTGATTTATtgatataattatatatttatatatgtatatatatcattatgtGGAACGCATCCtggttttatatttttgatatacCATCAATTTTAGAAGATCCTCcgaaaattagaaaaaaaggttttttGTCTACATAACAATAACTACTTTTTACtctacatatttttaacgTTCGAATGCTAAGTAATGgggaaattttaattttatttaaaaacacGTATATTCTCATGTGAATGTTATTACACATTATGTGTTTTACAATGTATCGGAATAGAATGAAAGATCAGCACCTATTTTCTATAAGAAATAGCAGTGACACTTGTTAATATAACTAATATGAATCCACTCTCGTAGATCTCAAAATTAGAAAGAATTACATGTAGAATAAAtgcttttatattttaggGGGAGTCCCTCCtacgtaaatataattaaattatgtgtagacaatgcaaaaatgatgaataagTATGccatacatgtgcatatatatatacatacatgatactttgtcttaaaaaaaaggtttaacAACATGCTAGATAAAACATTTATCCTTTAACcatatgaataatattgATATATATGGACACTATTACAGGATTAGCGAATAATTATTGAAGgaaaattgtaatatatgtgtt
This genomic stretch from Plasmodium cynomolgi strain B DNA, chromosome 14, whole genome shotgun sequence harbors:
- a CDS encoding VIR-like CYIR protein (putative); protein product: MADDYDYEHVKTFPTYGSKLQELERFSNISYNTNDPIAMWCMKNIHSHGKFFFIDLCITLNKYFQYYDKLKPVDSKHCEYLSYWLNNKSKLHNALPLYKNILDGDNSLNIFDKRIPNIDACKSKLVNLSNEVVKNINKLNNLNEQYLFLITKHKIGWSTHDELCSYAEKFAELYNSAIMECFKDFNNKYCKELIEFKVRFNKYKSFTDTCTLIQPLRSIPGAMSQELDAIKNIRI
- a CDS encoding hypothetical protein (putative) — its product is MFLFSKTFTFSVLIWTWQYYREVLFYYTLKNSSTFSLICTIIKNGNIYECLNNYTFLNISPSLSASNDKGSALSNSLNKKCDRILNERTNDEGEIQDQFKNLQNSINKLFGGVDNNLAEKLSTLSNDDNFKKQFNELMQNNVFQTQLKNLLQDKNFMKHLNALKNNKHFQKNAFNQMNGDDSDHEDIDPLQYYNNLKEYLDEL